One window of the Anaeromyxobacter dehalogenans 2CP-C genome contains the following:
- a CDS encoding neutral/alkaline non-lysosomal ceramidase N-terminal domain-containing protein: MPPARRLLLAAAFLLGIPAAILAVASLPWHGERPAEAPRVTAVRRCQGPLSAGAAAATFELPAGVPIGGFARLRYRSEGVRDPVGARALVLSAGECRFALASAEILLVPEALEVAVRARLGDVPLDGLLVGATHTHSGPGGYWDHLFGEHIATGPFDPVLRDRIAGGIAEAIRAAAAAAGPARLSVGEGRAEELAYNRTEGPVEARLTVVRIDRPDGTPVSEVAIFAAHPTTLGRANLLISGDWPGRYLAGGGRGVRLFFQGALGDQAATPVKGPEGTPTDRYGDAFARAVDGLAWSAPDPAPAIAFATAEVPLPAPDPGAVPPLLRRAASNASWDTMPARADVEALRLGGLVLVAVPGEPVSEVAGDWRRAAGPGAQIVSLVNGYVGYVETPRMMAAERGETPRTYYGPSLAARLEPAVAAAAAAVRGAAPERAPGGAAGAGRTPAAAGRR; the protein is encoded by the coding sequence ATGCCTCCCGCCAGACGACTCCTCCTCGCGGCCGCGTTCCTCCTGGGAATTCCCGCCGCGATCCTCGCCGTCGCCTCCCTCCCGTGGCACGGCGAGCGTCCCGCGGAGGCGCCGCGCGTCACCGCCGTGCGCCGCTGCCAGGGTCCGCTGTCCGCGGGCGCCGCCGCGGCGACGTTCGAGCTGCCGGCCGGCGTGCCCATCGGCGGCTTCGCCCGGCTCCGGTACCGGAGCGAGGGGGTCCGCGATCCGGTGGGCGCCCGCGCGCTCGTCCTCTCGGCCGGCGAGTGCCGCTTCGCGCTCGCGTCCGCGGAGATCCTGCTCGTCCCCGAGGCGCTCGAGGTGGCGGTGCGCGCGCGGCTGGGCGACGTCCCGCTCGACGGGCTGCTCGTCGGCGCGACGCACACGCACTCCGGGCCCGGCGGCTACTGGGATCACCTCTTCGGCGAGCACATCGCCACCGGCCCGTTCGACCCGGTCCTCCGCGACCGCATCGCCGGGGGGATCGCCGAGGCCATCCGCGCCGCGGCGGCGGCCGCCGGCCCGGCGCGGCTCTCGGTGGGCGAGGGGCGGGCCGAGGAGCTCGCGTACAACCGGACCGAGGGGCCGGTCGAGGCCCGCCTCACCGTGGTGCGGATCGACCGGCCGGACGGCACGCCGGTCTCCGAGGTGGCGATCTTCGCCGCGCACCCGACCACGCTCGGCCGCGCCAACCTCCTCATCTCGGGCGACTGGCCGGGCCGCTACCTCGCCGGCGGCGGCCGCGGCGTGCGGCTCTTCTTCCAGGGCGCGCTCGGCGATCAGGCGGCGACGCCGGTGAAGGGTCCGGAGGGCACGCCCACCGATCGCTACGGCGACGCGTTCGCGCGCGCGGTGGACGGGCTCGCCTGGTCCGCGCCGGACCCCGCGCCCGCGATCGCGTTCGCCACCGCCGAGGTGCCGCTGCCCGCGCCGGATCCCGGGGCCGTCCCGCCGCTCCTGCGCCGCGCCGCGAGCAACGCGTCCTGGGACACCATGCCGGCGCGCGCCGACGTGGAGGCGCTGCGGCTCGGCGGGCTCGTGCTGGTGGCGGTGCCCGGCGAGCCGGTCTCCGAGGTCGCCGGGGACTGGCGCCGCGCGGCCGGGCCGGGCGCGCAGATCGTCTCGCTCGTGAACGGCTACGTCGGCTACGTGGAGACCCCGCGGATGATGGCCGCGGAGCGCGGGGAGACGCCGCGGACGTACTACGGCCCGTCGCTCGCGGCGCGGCTCGAGCCGGCGGTGGCGGCCGCGGCGGCGGCGGTGCGCGGCGCCGCGCCGGAGCGCGCGCCCGGCGGCGCGGCGGGCGCTGGACGCACCCCGGCGGCGGCCGGCCGCCGCTGA
- a CDS encoding acyl-CoA thioesterase — protein sequence MRYTKIFIVRWADCDANGHMRNTAYSEYAIDTRMSWLADQGWPFSRFEELGIGPVLLREEIDYVRELRLGDSVEVDLTGLGLSSDGARWKLAHEFWRPGGKTAARIVLSGAWMGMESRRLVVPPDGLTEAMRKVPQGPTWEELAPLKPRE from the coding sequence ATGCGCTACACGAAGATCTTCATCGTCCGCTGGGCCGACTGCGACGCGAACGGCCACATGCGCAACACCGCCTACAGCGAGTACGCCATCGACACGCGCATGAGCTGGCTCGCCGACCAGGGCTGGCCGTTCTCGCGCTTCGAGGAGCTCGGGATCGGCCCGGTGCTCCTGCGGGAGGAGATCGACTACGTCCGCGAGCTGCGCCTGGGCGACTCGGTCGAGGTGGACCTGACCGGCCTCGGGCTCTCCTCGGACGGCGCGCGCTGGAAGCTCGCGCACGAGTTCTGGCGGCCGGGCGGGAAGACGGCGGCGCGCATCGTGCTGAGCGGCGCGTGGATGGGCATGGAGTCGCGCCGGCTGGTGGTGCCGCCGGACGGGCTCACCGAGGCGATGCGGAAGGTCCCGCAAGGCCCGACGTGGGAGGAGCTGGCGCCGCTGAAGCCGCGCGAGTAG
- a CDS encoding PEGA domain-containing protein: MRRALVAAACALATSGAGAVERLGVMAVADPPAGPDAELTELAHQLRAACRDRVGGVEEVATMRRRLLGQGSDATLSELDRAYGGALAVYQNGEFDSSVRTLRAIVDDLEALPEGEEAYFQWKRAMLRLAHASLSLGQEREMERAFLALARTDPALQPDPDQYSPGFRRRFEEVKARVRALPRRRLHVASEGRSGTVYVNGRAMGTTPVTLTLPAGSYRVGGGAGALRVPSFTVDLEPEDRSVVLDFALAEALRVNAGPGLALAPEARGYGIVRAGAWLGVDRLLTVSRAQEGQAQFLVGSIFDVRRGALLREGSVRLVAGGLPSVQVGALASFLLTGQSSRDVQNLTQQGPREIRPPLPPVAEAPPVPAAPPPVAPAVAPIPAAAPPPAPGTQTPAPPAPVAAAPAVAAASVPAPVRSILAPAPRAAALPAPDPAGRGLAKGARPGAGPGWMRPAAIGSGALALGLAAVAVQQGLAASGRYADARDMLGPDGQLLAGSDPGRYRDLRGSGDTARRNAFVSAGVAAAFAATAGVLGWLSWDGDRDADAGGGLAVRF, encoded by the coding sequence GTGAGGCGCGCGCTCGTCGCCGCCGCCTGCGCGCTGGCCACCTCCGGCGCCGGCGCGGTGGAGCGGCTCGGGGTGATGGCGGTGGCCGACCCGCCGGCCGGGCCCGACGCCGAGCTCACCGAGCTCGCGCACCAGCTCCGCGCCGCGTGCCGCGACCGGGTCGGCGGGGTGGAGGAGGTGGCCACCATGCGGCGGCGGCTGCTCGGCCAGGGCTCCGACGCGACGCTCTCCGAGCTGGACCGCGCCTACGGCGGCGCGCTGGCGGTGTACCAGAACGGCGAGTTCGACAGCTCGGTCCGCACCCTGCGGGCCATCGTGGACGACCTGGAGGCGCTGCCCGAGGGCGAGGAGGCGTACTTCCAGTGGAAGCGCGCCATGCTCCGGCTGGCCCACGCCTCGCTCAGCCTGGGGCAGGAGCGCGAGATGGAGCGCGCCTTCCTCGCGCTCGCCCGCACCGACCCCGCGCTGCAGCCGGATCCGGACCAGTACTCGCCCGGCTTCCGCCGCCGCTTCGAGGAGGTGAAGGCGCGGGTGCGCGCGCTGCCGCGGCGCCGCCTGCACGTCGCGTCGGAGGGGCGGTCCGGCACCGTCTACGTGAACGGCCGCGCCATGGGCACGACGCCCGTGACGCTGACGCTGCCGGCGGGGAGCTACCGCGTCGGCGGCGGCGCGGGCGCGCTGCGGGTGCCGAGCTTCACCGTGGACCTCGAGCCGGAGGACCGGAGCGTGGTGCTGGACTTCGCGCTGGCGGAGGCGCTGCGCGTGAACGCCGGCCCGGGGCTGGCGCTCGCGCCGGAGGCGCGCGGTTACGGCATCGTGCGCGCCGGCGCCTGGCTCGGCGTCGATCGCCTGCTGACGGTGAGCCGCGCGCAGGAGGGCCAGGCGCAGTTCCTGGTCGGCTCGATCTTCGACGTGCGCCGGGGCGCGCTGCTGCGCGAGGGCAGCGTGCGGCTGGTGGCCGGGGGCCTGCCGTCCGTGCAGGTCGGCGCGCTCGCGTCGTTCCTGCTCACCGGCCAGTCCTCGCGCGACGTGCAGAACCTGACGCAGCAGGGGCCGCGCGAGATCCGGCCGCCCCTGCCGCCCGTCGCCGAGGCGCCGCCCGTTCCGGCGGCGCCGCCGCCGGTCGCGCCGGCCGTCGCGCCGATCCCGGCGGCCGCGCCGCCGCCCGCGCCCGGGACCCAGACCCCCGCGCCACCCGCGCCCGTGGCCGCAGCGCCCGCCGTGGCGGCCGCCAGCGTGCCCGCGCCGGTGCGGTCGATCCTCGCCCCCGCCCCCCGCGCGGCGGCGCTGCCGGCGCCGGATCCGGCGGGTCGGGGCCTGGCGAAGGGCGCGCGGCCCGGCGCGGGGCCCGGCTGGATGCGCCCGGCGGCCATCGGCTCGGGCGCGCTCGCGCTCGGCCTGGCGGCGGTCGCCGTGCAGCAGGGGCTCGCCGCCTCCGGCCGCTACGCGGACGCGCGGGACATGCTCGGCCCCGACGGCCAGCTCCTGGCCGGCTCGGATCCGGGCCGCTACCGCGACCTCCGCGGCAGCGGGGACACCGCCCGGCGCAACGCGTTCGTGTCCGCCGGCGTCGCCGCGGCGTTCGCGGCCACCGCCGGCGTGCTGGGCTGGCTGTCGTGGGACGGGGACCGCGACGCCGATGCCGGTGGAGGGCTGGCGGTGCGCTTCTGA
- a CDS encoding PQQ-binding-like beta-propeller repeat protein, with protein sequence MNRMLALAAVLAVGCSGVKDDRQGCARSADCPAGETCASTPDGAVCWPDAQPPAVSGVAVTCGPPCLRDGTLRVEATVADDREVGEVAVALDLDPSRAVPMARAGGRWVAQVPLEGYAFPAFERAVVATVTARDGARNASIPVDAPAQTVTRLRWAQAADSGATVALSSPAVDAGTVILGGSNGKVYRFDASGLPVGEPVQLTGGAAGTPAVTGTDTWVGTQGGSLYMIDANGQATSASCSPGEPLAGPPTVTGDWVVVASQAALLLVTNETGFCDQTSVFGPVSVPTAASGGFVFAASSGTLLKYSLPSNGVLRTEWGTVGTPVPPVVGDAVSGPMAIDDADAIWTVAQNGNLNRTTMDAATATVGTVALGSSGPIVLSDGSVVVGSGAGMLQRFSTAAAPPWTESEPLNGVPAVPLALAGERPALLVPTSTGRLYAVNAGDGKIAWSVKLSATGQALQPANVHGTPGAATSTAYVAGADGKLYAVIVDGQLDRAAPWPKAFHDPRNTGNAGALP encoded by the coding sequence ATGAACCGGATGCTGGCGCTGGCGGCGGTGCTCGCCGTGGGGTGCAGTGGCGTGAAGGACGATCGGCAGGGCTGCGCGCGCAGCGCCGACTGCCCGGCGGGCGAGACCTGCGCGTCCACGCCGGACGGCGCGGTCTGCTGGCCCGACGCGCAGCCGCCCGCCGTGAGCGGCGTGGCGGTGACCTGCGGTCCGCCCTGCCTGCGCGACGGGACGCTGCGCGTGGAGGCCACGGTCGCCGACGACCGCGAGGTGGGCGAGGTCGCGGTGGCGCTCGACCTCGACCCGTCGCGCGCGGTGCCGATGGCCCGCGCCGGCGGCCGCTGGGTGGCCCAGGTGCCGCTCGAGGGCTACGCGTTCCCCGCGTTCGAGCGTGCCGTGGTCGCGACGGTGACGGCGCGCGACGGGGCGAGGAACGCAAGCATCCCCGTGGATGCCCCGGCGCAGACCGTGACGAGGCTCCGCTGGGCCCAGGCGGCAGATAGCGGAGCGACGGTGGCGCTCAGCTCTCCCGCCGTCGACGCCGGAACCGTCATCCTCGGAGGCAGCAACGGGAAGGTCTATCGATTCGACGCATCGGGCTTGCCTGTGGGCGAGCCCGTGCAACTGACGGGAGGGGCGGCGGGGACGCCTGCGGTGACGGGGACCGATACCTGGGTCGGAACACAGGGCGGATCCCTGTACATGATCGACGCCAACGGTCAGGCGACGTCGGCGTCGTGTTCGCCCGGCGAACCGTTGGCCGGCCCACCTACGGTCACGGGTGATTGGGTTGTGGTCGCGTCCCAGGCGGCCCTGCTGTTGGTCACTAACGAGACCGGATTCTGCGATCAGACGAGCGTGTTCGGCCCCGTCAGCGTGCCCACTGCGGCATCAGGAGGGTTCGTGTTCGCTGCATCATCGGGAACCCTTCTCAAATATTCGCTGCCGTCCAATGGCGTCTTGCGCACTGAGTGGGGAACGGTCGGCACGCCTGTACCTCCAGTTGTCGGCGACGCTGTTTCCGGCCCCATGGCTATCGACGACGCCGATGCGATCTGGACCGTGGCCCAGAACGGCAACCTGAACCGCACGACGATGGACGCGGCCACCGCCACCGTTGGAACGGTGGCGCTCGGAAGCTCCGGCCCGATCGTCCTGTCCGACGGCAGCGTCGTGGTCGGCAGCGGCGCCGGGATGCTCCAGCGCTTCTCCACGGCCGCCGCCCCGCCATGGACCGAAAGCGAGCCGCTGAACGGCGTGCCGGCCGTCCCGCTCGCGCTCGCCGGCGAGCGGCCGGCGCTCCTCGTCCCGACCTCGACCGGCCGGCTCTACGCCGTGAACGCCGGCGACGGCAAGATCGCCTGGAGCGTGAAGCTGTCCGCCACCGGCCAGGCCCTCCAGCCCGCCAACGTCCACGGCACGCCCGGCGCGGCCACCTCCACCGCCTACGTGGCCGGGGCCGACGGCAAGCTCTACGCGGTGATCGTGGACGGGCAGCTCGACCGCGCCGCGCCGTGGCCCAAGGCGTTCCACGACCCGCGCAACACCGGCAACGCGGGGGCGTTGCCGTGA
- a CDS encoding response regulator: MDTVELACIFVRAEGDRLLAAERLVLSLPHVLGEGLERCGLAFASSTRFLAVAVAVRGGAAPEAARARLAFWTARAGGRLLAPAQAPDAERERLRAQVDACDVVAEGILPGDLLEASGRFFGEAGAPAGRHRSAAARPVLCMDVGGPGWQGVQCDPKAGTLFVAAPIAPPPGDVLALALRLPGVARPVEARATVMDVRGPAQARPGAPAGYTLRLDEPPPALRDALARKAAGASEVGAGTRATARFAVSAPVTVVPLPPPDPAGQARIEYATASELASDWIENLSQGGAFVRTARPAKVGAQLVLRLALPNGVELSTPARVVFASASGMGVRFTLDAEADAILSAAVAQLSGRPRRALVVDDDALLRRMLADALGGRGFEVLTAADATEGLRVLAEEVLALDLLVTDVRMPGMDGAELVRRIRTVGGEADLAIVAVTGRLEEGLEPRLADAGADAVLDKALGVERIAQAADAVVERRRADPGGAPRY, from the coding sequence ATGGACACCGTCGAGCTCGCCTGCATCTTCGTCCGGGCCGAGGGGGACCGCCTGCTCGCGGCGGAGCGGCTCGTCCTCTCCCTGCCGCACGTGCTCGGCGAGGGGCTCGAGCGCTGCGGGCTCGCGTTCGCCTCGTCCACCCGGTTCCTGGCGGTGGCGGTCGCCGTCCGCGGCGGCGCCGCGCCGGAGGCGGCGCGGGCGCGCCTCGCGTTCTGGACCGCGCGCGCCGGCGGCCGGCTCCTCGCCCCCGCCCAGGCGCCCGACGCGGAGCGGGAGCGGCTCCGCGCGCAGGTGGACGCGTGCGACGTGGTCGCCGAGGGCATCCTCCCCGGCGACCTGCTCGAGGCCTCGGGGCGCTTCTTCGGCGAGGCCGGCGCGCCGGCGGGGCGCCACCGGAGCGCCGCCGCGCGCCCGGTGCTGTGCATGGACGTGGGCGGGCCCGGCTGGCAGGGCGTGCAGTGCGATCCCAAGGCCGGGACGCTGTTCGTGGCGGCGCCCATCGCGCCGCCGCCCGGCGACGTGCTCGCCCTCGCGCTCCGGCTCCCCGGGGTGGCGCGGCCGGTGGAGGCGCGCGCCACCGTGATGGACGTGCGGGGCCCCGCGCAGGCGCGGCCCGGCGCGCCGGCCGGCTACACGCTGCGCCTCGACGAGCCCCCGCCGGCCCTGCGCGATGCGCTCGCCCGCAAGGCGGCCGGCGCGAGCGAGGTCGGCGCCGGCACGCGCGCCACCGCCCGCTTCGCGGTGAGCGCCCCGGTCACGGTCGTCCCGCTGCCGCCGCCCGATCCCGCCGGGCAGGCGCGCATCGAGTACGCGACCGCGAGCGAGCTCGCCTCCGACTGGATCGAGAACCTCTCGCAGGGCGGCGCGTTCGTGCGCACCGCCCGGCCGGCCAAGGTGGGCGCGCAGCTCGTGCTCCGCCTCGCCCTGCCGAACGGCGTCGAGCTCTCCACGCCCGCCCGCGTGGTGTTCGCGAGCGCGAGCGGCATGGGGGTGCGGTTCACGCTCGACGCCGAGGCGGACGCGATCCTCTCCGCGGCGGTGGCGCAGCTCTCCGGCCGGCCGCGCCGCGCGCTGGTGGTGGACGACGACGCGCTGCTCCGCCGGATGCTCGCCGACGCGCTCGGCGGCCGCGGGTTCGAGGTGCTCACCGCGGCGGACGCGACCGAGGGGCTCCGCGTGCTGGCGGAGGAGGTGCTGGCGCTCGACCTCCTCGTCACCGACGTGCGCATGCCGGGCATGGACGGCGCCGAGCTGGTGCGCCGGATCCGCACCGTGGGCGGCGAGGCGGACCTCGCCATCGTGGCGGTCACCGGCCGGCTCGAGGAAGGGCTGGAGCCGCGGCTCGCGGACGCCGGCGCCGACGCGGTCCTGGACAAGGCGCTCGGGGTCGAGCGCATCGCCCAGGCCGCCGACGCGGTGGTGGAGCGCCGCCGGGCCGACCCCGGCGGCGCGCCCCGTTACTGA
- the purL gene encoding phosphoribosylformylglycinamidine synthase subunit PurL, whose translation MTEQITPEIVAQHGLKPDEYQRILEHLGRVPTLTELGVFSVMWSEHCSYKSSRVHLKTFPTSGPRVLQGPGENAGVVDLGDGLAAAFKMESHNHPSYIEPYQGAATGVGGILRDVFTMGARPIASLNALRFGDPSHPRTAYLLEGVVAGIGGYGNCMGVPTVGGEVAFHPSYNGNCLVNAFTLGILPADKIFRGTAAGVGNPVMYVGAKTGRDGIHGATMASAEFDASTEEKRPTVQVGDPFMEKLLLEACLELFQTDAVVGIQDMGAAGLTSSSVEMAGRGGNGLDLFLDKVPLREEGMTPYEILLSESQERMLLVAAEGKEELVRSICEKWDLDVAVIGRVTASGRWRAHWRGEVVADLPVDPLTEGAPKYHRPMTPHPALPALHAFDPATLPEPSDLGAALLRLLARPTIASKEWVYRQYDHMVRLVGAVRPGGDAAVVRLAVSHEKHAHKGIALSVGVNGRFCFLDPYLGAMHAVAECARNIACVGGEPIAITDCLNFGNPEKPEIMWQFAECVRGIGDACRAFGTPVVSGNVSLYNETEGQGILPTPTVGMVGLVEPVERTCHSTFRAAGDVVALVGSLQGEVGGSEYLSAEHGKEAGRPPALDLAREKAVQETVRRAVRAGLLSSAHDCSEGGLAVALAESCMMHEVPADGSTPAWIGCAVRIPFPVRKDFVLFGEDASRILVSLPKENAARFVELAQECGAPVIRLGAVGGDRLEIQGALSVPVEELARAWRDGIPAVLRRDAAHAGAAAPA comes from the coding sequence ATGACCGAGCAGATCACCCCCGAGATCGTCGCGCAGCACGGCCTCAAGCCGGACGAGTACCAGCGCATCCTCGAGCACCTCGGGCGCGTGCCCACGCTCACCGAGCTGGGCGTGTTCTCGGTCATGTGGAGCGAGCACTGCTCCTACAAGTCGTCGCGCGTCCACCTGAAGACGTTCCCGACCAGCGGGCCGCGCGTGCTGCAGGGGCCGGGCGAGAACGCGGGCGTGGTGGACCTCGGCGACGGGCTCGCCGCCGCGTTCAAGATGGAGAGCCACAACCACCCGAGCTACATCGAGCCGTACCAGGGCGCGGCCACCGGCGTGGGCGGCATCCTCCGCGACGTGTTCACCATGGGCGCCCGCCCCATCGCCTCCCTGAACGCGCTCCGCTTCGGCGACCCGAGCCACCCGCGGACCGCCTACCTGCTGGAGGGCGTGGTGGCCGGCATCGGCGGCTACGGCAACTGCATGGGCGTGCCCACCGTGGGCGGCGAGGTGGCGTTCCACCCCTCGTACAACGGCAACTGCCTGGTGAACGCGTTCACGCTCGGCATCCTCCCGGCCGACAAGATCTTCCGCGGCACCGCCGCCGGCGTCGGCAACCCGGTGATGTACGTCGGCGCGAAGACCGGCCGCGACGGCATCCACGGCGCCACCATGGCCTCGGCCGAGTTCGACGCCTCCACCGAGGAGAAGCGCCCGACGGTGCAGGTCGGCGACCCGTTCATGGAGAAGCTGCTGCTCGAGGCGTGCCTCGAGCTGTTCCAGACCGACGCGGTGGTCGGCATCCAGGACATGGGCGCCGCCGGCCTCACCAGCTCGTCGGTGGAGATGGCCGGGCGCGGCGGGAACGGGCTCGACCTGTTCCTCGACAAGGTGCCGCTCCGCGAGGAGGGGATGACGCCCTACGAGATCCTCCTCTCCGAGTCGCAGGAGCGCATGCTGCTCGTGGCGGCCGAGGGCAAGGAGGAGCTGGTCCGGAGCATCTGCGAGAAGTGGGACCTCGACGTGGCGGTGATCGGGCGGGTGACCGCCAGCGGCCGCTGGCGCGCGCACTGGCGCGGCGAGGTGGTGGCCGACCTGCCGGTGGACCCGCTCACCGAGGGCGCGCCGAAGTACCACCGCCCCATGACCCCGCACCCGGCGCTGCCGGCGCTGCACGCGTTCGACCCGGCCACGCTGCCGGAGCCGTCCGACCTCGGCGCGGCGCTGCTCCGGCTGCTCGCCCGGCCCACCATCGCGTCGAAGGAGTGGGTCTACCGTCAGTACGACCACATGGTCCGGCTGGTCGGCGCGGTGCGGCCCGGCGGCGACGCCGCGGTGGTGCGGCTCGCGGTCTCGCACGAGAAGCACGCGCACAAGGGCATCGCGCTCTCGGTGGGCGTGAACGGCCGGTTCTGCTTCCTCGACCCGTACCTCGGCGCCATGCACGCGGTGGCCGAGTGCGCCCGCAACATCGCCTGCGTGGGCGGCGAGCCCATCGCCATCACCGACTGCCTGAACTTCGGCAACCCCGAGAAGCCGGAGATCATGTGGCAGTTCGCCGAGTGCGTGCGCGGCATCGGCGACGCCTGCCGCGCGTTCGGCACCCCGGTCGTCTCCGGCAACGTCTCGCTCTACAACGAGACCGAGGGCCAGGGCATCCTGCCCACGCCCACCGTCGGCATGGTGGGCCTGGTCGAGCCGGTGGAGCGCACCTGCCACTCCACGTTCCGGGCCGCCGGCGACGTCGTCGCGCTGGTGGGGAGCCTCCAGGGCGAGGTGGGCGGGTCCGAGTACCTGTCCGCGGAGCACGGCAAGGAGGCCGGCCGCCCGCCGGCGCTCGACCTCGCGCGCGAGAAGGCGGTGCAGGAGACGGTCCGCCGCGCCGTCCGCGCCGGCCTGCTCTCCTCGGCGCACGACTGCTCCGAGGGCGGCCTCGCGGTGGCGCTCGCCGAGAGCTGCATGATGCACGAGGTCCCCGCGGACGGCTCGACGCCGGCCTGGATCGGCTGCGCGGTGCGCATCCCCTTCCCGGTCCGCAAGGACTTCGTGCTGTTCGGCGAGGACGCGAGCCGCATCCTGGTGTCGCTGCCGAAGGAGAACGCCGCCCGGTTCGTGGAGCTGGCGCAGGAGTGCGGCGCGCCGGTCATCCGCCTCGGCGCGGTGGGCGGCGACCGGCTGGAGATCCAGGGCGCGCTCTCGGTGCCGGTCGAGGAGCTGGCGCGCGCGTGGCGCGACGGCATCCCCGCCGTCCTCCGCCGGGACGCGGCGCACGCCGGGGCGGCCGCGCCGGCCTAG
- a CDS encoding ribonuclease H-like domain-containing protein → MIRSTFRLAPGIGPYLEGKLWNAGIRRWADLPAAPAVALSPRIDARLRDAVARAEAALEAGDADALAAMIPRNERWRLYPAFAGDAAFLDVETDGERLTCVGVLDASGPRLFLDGRDLDAFPEAARGWKVLVTYNGLAFDEPVLRRAFPGWRPPRAHVDLCHLWRRLGHEGGLKRLEEETGVGRPAHLHGLSGLDAVRLWRAWQERGDADALRLFAEYNLHDAVNLRTLMGLGYNRLVERLRLPAAPVPVSERGDVRYDLTKLLLTL, encoded by the coding sequence ATGATCCGCAGCACGTTCCGGCTCGCGCCCGGCATCGGCCCCTACCTCGAGGGGAAGCTCTGGAACGCCGGCATCCGGCGCTGGGCCGACCTGCCCGCCGCGCCCGCGGTGGCGCTCTCGCCGAGGATCGACGCGCGGCTGCGCGACGCGGTGGCCCGCGCCGAGGCCGCGCTGGAGGCCGGCGACGCCGACGCGCTCGCCGCCATGATCCCGCGCAACGAGCGGTGGCGGCTCTACCCCGCGTTCGCCGGGGACGCCGCGTTCCTCGACGTCGAGACCGACGGCGAGCGGCTCACCTGCGTGGGCGTGCTGGACGCGTCCGGGCCGCGCCTGTTCCTGGACGGGCGCGATCTCGACGCGTTCCCGGAGGCGGCGCGCGGCTGGAAGGTGCTCGTCACCTACAACGGCCTCGCGTTCGACGAGCCGGTGCTCCGGCGCGCGTTCCCCGGCTGGCGCCCGCCGCGCGCGCACGTGGACCTCTGCCACCTCTGGCGCCGCCTCGGCCACGAGGGTGGCCTGAAGCGGCTGGAGGAGGAGACCGGCGTCGGCCGCCCGGCGCACCTCCACGGCCTCTCCGGCCTGGACGCGGTCCGGCTCTGGCGCGCCTGGCAGGAGCGGGGCGACGCCGACGCGCTCCGGCTGTTCGCCGAGTACAACCTGCACGACGCGGTCAACCTCCGGACGCTCATGGGCCTCGGCTACAACCGGCTGGTTGAGCGCCTGCGGCTCCCGGCCGCGCCGGTGCCGGTCTCGGAGCGCGGCGACGTCCGCTACGACCTGACGAAGCTGCTCCTGACGCTGTAG